One Triticum dicoccoides isolate Atlit2015 ecotype Zavitan chromosome 5B, WEW_v2.0, whole genome shotgun sequence genomic window carries:
- the LOC119305156 gene encoding uncharacterized protein LOC119305156, which produces MADDELVVPEADERSRWIVRHPVGCAGVSLVCIYCQLVTDDPPLTLLILLLGLLAVFLYDLAWLYANDSDVSADELEEEVELAVPEADERSRWAVTCLIGCAGVSLLRIACLVDHHNNPRMRILMLLLCYLGVFLSGLFEAFVIQKYLNVEGQQKLVDEFLLLY; this is translated from the exons ATGGCCGACGACGAGCTGGTGGTGCCGGAGGCCGACGAGCGCAGCCGTTGGATAGTGCGGCACCCTGTGGGCTGCGCCGGCGTCTCGCTTGTTTGCATCTACTGCCAGTTGGTCACTGACGACCCGCCCTTGACGCTCCTCATCCTTCTGCTCGGCCTCCTCGCCGTATTTCTTTACGACCTTGCGTGGCTTTATGCAAACGACAG TGATGTGTCCGCCGACgagctggaggaggaggtggagctggCGGTGCCGGAGGCCGACGAGCGTAGCAGATGGGCAGTGACGTGCCTTATCGGCTGCGCCGGCGTCTCGCTTCTTCGCATCGCCTGTCTGGTCGACCACCACAACAACCCCCGCATGAGGATCCTTATGCTTCTGCTCTGCTACCTCGGCGTATTTCTTAGCGGCCTTTTTGAGGCTTTTGTTATCCAAAAGTACCTCAATGTGGAGGGTCAGCAAAAGCTGGTAGATGAATTCTTGTTACTCTATTAA